In Halalkalicoccus subterraneus, the DNA window GCGAGCTGCTGCGAAAGAGCGTCGACCACACAGCCCCCGAAAACGAAGGCGAGTACGGCGACCGAATCGAGGAACTGCTCGCGGCGACGACCACGACCGAGGACGCGCCGTCCGGCTGGAAGGAGTCCCTCTCGGGGGTGCTCTCGACGGGCCGGTATCACGTCTCGCCCGAGACGTACGCGAACCTGCGCTACCGTCTCAACCGCGACATCGTCGGGCTCGGCCCCCTCGAAGCCGTCCTTCGGGATCCCGCAAACGAGGACATCCACGTCATCGGGCCCCACGAGTGTTACGTCGACCACAGCGTCTTCGGTATGATGAAAACGACCGTCGATTTCGGCACACCCGAACGGTTCCAGCAGTGGATTCGGAACCTGGGCGAACGCATCGGCGACCCCGTCAGCGACGCCGATCCGATCATCGACTCCACGCTCCCCGATGGCTCGCGGCTCAACCTGATTTACTCGGACGACGTGAGCATCAAGGGCCCGAGTCTCACCATCCGACAGGGCGACGAAGTTCCCCTCTCGGTGGCACAGATCACCGACTGGGGCACTCTTTCGCCCGAGCTCGCCGCCTACCTGTGGCTCTGTCTCGAAAACGAACAGACGGTCTTCGTCGTCGGCGAGACTGCCTCGGGCAAGACGACGACGCTCAACGCGATCATGTCGTTCATCCCGCGTGACTCGAAGATCTACACCGCCGAGGACACCGCGGAGGTGCTGCCACCCCACGACACCTGGCAGCAGCTGCTGACCCGCGAGAGCCGCGGCGGCGACAGCAAGGGCGTCAGCATGTTCGACCTCGTGGCCGCGGCGCTGCGTTCGCGGCCCGATTACATCGTCGTAGGCGAGGTCCGTGGTGAGGAGGGGCGGATGGCGTTTCAGGCCGCCCAGACGGGCCACCCGGTGATGCTCACCTTCCACGCAAGCGACATCGTCTCGATGGTCCAGCGCTTTACCGGCGATCCGATCAACATCCCCGAGACGTTCATGGACAACGCGGACGTCGCGATCTTTCAGAACCGCGTCAAGCAGGGCGACGACGTCCTCCGGCGGGTCACGAGCGTCCAGGAGATCGAGGGCTACTCGAAGGAGATGGACGGCGTCGTCACCCGACAGGTGTTCTACTGGGACCCCGTTGAGGACGAGATCGTCTTCCAGGGGATGAACAACTCCTACGTGCTCGAAGAGCAAATCGCCACCCTGCTCGGATACGCGAACACCCGCGAAATCTACACCGACCTG includes these proteins:
- a CDS encoding type II/IV secretion system ATPase subunit, giving the protein MTDQGTVKPSREIRELVADQPHLREHLLKMKQISGEFPLLIEKADGEYETHYPNVLYPVGGPIYCHIYGDVGKATTYHVVEPTLSETDLDLYEDVKSELLRKSVDHTAPENEGEYGDRIEELLAATTTTEDAPSGWKESLSGVLSTGRYHVSPETYANLRYRLNRDIVGLGPLEAVLRDPANEDIHVIGPHECYVDHSVFGMMKTTVDFGTPERFQQWIRNLGERIGDPVSDADPIIDSTLPDGSRLNLIYSDDVSIKGPSLTIRQGDEVPLSVAQITDWGTLSPELAAYLWLCLENEQTVFVVGETASGKTTTLNAIMSFIPRDSKIYTAEDTAEVLPPHDTWQQLLTRESRGGDSKGVSMFDLVAAALRSRPDYIVVGEVRGEEGRMAFQAAQTGHPVMLTFHASDIVSMVQRFTGDPINIPETFMDNADVAIFQNRVKQGDDVLRRVTSVQEIEGYSKEMDGVVTRQVFYWDPVEDEIVFQGMNNSYVLEEQIATLLGYANTREIYTDLEFRAEIIEHMIEEGITEYYDVNETIATFQRDGIEGLPFDIHRTRR